GGTTATAAAGCTGCCGAAGTAGTGGGCAAACCTATGATTGATTACGTTTATAAAGGCGATCATAATAAAACCTATAATGCCGTTGCTTCACTTTTGTCGGGCGAAACGACTCATTCACGATTCGAAAACCGCTGGGTTCGTAAAGATGGTCAAATAATACATATTTTGTGGTCAGTGTGCTGGTCATCAGATCATCAAGTAAGAATTGCAGTTGCTCACGATATTACTGAGCGAAAAAAAATGGAAGAGCAGCTTTATTACATGGCTGGCCACGATGGGCTGACAGGTTTACCAAATCGCTCATTACTAATGGACAGATTACAGGCTGCAATAGTAAAAGCAGAAAGAGAAAACACACTATTTTCGATATTATTTATTGATATTAATGGCTTTAAAGCTATTAATGATACCTATGGTCACCTTACGGGCGATAAGTTATTGCAAGATATAGCACAGCGTCTTTTAAGCGTAGTAAGAGAATACGATACAGTAGGGCGCTTGGGCGGAGATGAATTTTTGATTGTGCTAGAGGACTTAAGTAGCGCTGGCGATACCACGGCCATTAAGAGAAAAATAATTGGGCAGTTTCAACAGCCATTTGATCTAGATGAGCTATCATTAAATGTATCTCCGAGTATTGGCATTGCTAATTACCCCACCCATGGAGAAACAGACCATCAATTAATAAAACACGCAGATCAAGCCATGTATAAAATTAAAAGAATGAGTGCCAATAGCATAGATTACCCAGATTAAAACTTAACGCTCAAATAATAAAAAAGCAGGCGGTTAAGTAAGCGAGTGAAATATTTCATGTTACCTAACTTGAATTCAAATAATAAGTGCAGAGGTTAGCAATTAATACGTTATATATTACAGGCGCGGGCGTTAGCGCAGCCAGCGGCATTCCTACCTTTAGAGGTGAAGATGGTTACTGGACTATTGGTAGTAAAAATTACACACCAATGCAAATGGCGACACGCGCTATGTATCAAAACGCACCTAAAGAGTTTTTATCTTGGTATTACCACAGGTTTGCAACGTATAGAAACCACGGCCCTAACGACGTACATTATTGGCTACAAGATAAAAACCTAATAACGCAAAATATAGATGGGCTTGATGGTAAAGCAGGAAATAAAAACTATATTGCGGTTCATGGCAGGCTAGATCAAATGACCTTGTTTCATCAACAAGGTGAAAACGTAAAAACGGTGATTACCCCTTGGGATGAAGTAGATGAGGCTCATCTGCACACCTCATTATTTGAGGTGTTTAATATTCAAAACCAAGCGCCAGTACTTAATCACTCCTTTAAACCGTTTGTATTATTATTTGATGAATACTACACCGAGTTATTTAAAATTAGCGAAGCGCAACAACGCATGGTCAATGCCGAAAAAATTGTATTTATGGGTACTTCGTTTAGCGTTAACATTACCCAAATGGCGCTGGAAATAGCCCGCGAATACAATATTGCATTAGAAGTTGTAGACCCACACCCAGCGCATATTTTACATCCAAATGTAAGTTATAAAAAAATGACCGCGCTTGAATATATTCAGAGTAATTAAAGTGTTAAACAGAGTGTTAGCTCCTTATAAAATAACAATAGTATAATAAAGAGATATAAATGAGTGACTTAAGTGCAATAGCTAATCTATCAATATTATTGGTCGAGCCTTCAGATGTGCAGCAAAAACTGATAATAAAATCACTAATACAAAGTGGTGTAAAACAAATAGAAACAGCCACTACACAAACCCAAGCTTTAACCCTACTTGCAAGTTACCAACCTGATTTAGTAATTAGCAGTATGTACTTAGCTGACGGTACCGCCGATTCACTGCTACAAAACATCAGATCAAACCCGCGCACAGAGCATCAAGCATTTATGTTGGTATCGAGCGAGCGCAATAAAAAATACCTTGAGCAATTAAGGCAATCGGGCGTGTTAGCTATTTTACCTAAACCCTTTACGAGCGAAGCCATTACCCGAGCGCTTAAAGCTACCTTAGATATAATTAGCGAACAAGAAGTAGAGCTTGAACACTTTGATGTTACTTTGCTGCGCGTGTTAGTGGTTGACGATAGTCGCTTTGCTCGTAAACATATTATTCGGGTGCTTGCTGGTATGGGAATACCTGCGCCGGTAGAGGCTGAGAATGGCAAACAAGCAATTGAGCAGCTAAATGAGCAAGCGTTTGACTTAATAGTAACCGATTACAATATGCCCGAAATGGATGGCCGAGAACTAACCGAAGCGGTTAGGGGCTCAAATAGCTACTCGCACATCCCTATTTTAATGGTGAGCTCAGAAGCCAATGAAACCCACCTAGCAAACATCTCTCAAGCCGGAGTGGATGCCATTTGCGACAAACCGTTTGAACCCGCAACAGTGAGAGATTTGCTATTTAAAATAATGTCTTAACAA
This genomic stretch from Pseudoalteromonas translucida KMM 520 harbors:
- a CDS encoding sensor domain-containing diguanylate cyclase, which encodes MIKNELIELEDVLDLMLDAVCVVNKVGTFVFVSAAFEQIFGYKAAEVVGKPMIDYVYKGDHNKTYNAVASLLSGETTHSRFENRWVRKDGQIIHILWSVCWSSDHQVRIAVAHDITERKKMEEQLYYMAGHDGLTGLPNRSLLMDRLQAAIVKAERENTLFSILFIDINGFKAINDTYGHLTGDKLLQDIAQRLLSVVREYDTVGRLGGDEFLIVLEDLSSAGDTTAIKRKIIGQFQQPFDLDELSLNVSPSIGIANYPTHGETDHQLIKHADQAMYKIKRMSANSIDYPD
- a CDS encoding SIR2 family NAD-dependent protein deacylase produces the protein MNTLYITGAGVSAASGIPTFRGEDGYWTIGSKNYTPMQMATRAMYQNAPKEFLSWYYHRFATYRNHGPNDVHYWLQDKNLITQNIDGLDGKAGNKNYIAVHGRLDQMTLFHQQGENVKTVITPWDEVDEAHLHTSLFEVFNIQNQAPVLNHSFKPFVLLFDEYYTELFKISEAQQRMVNAEKIVFMGTSFSVNITQMALEIAREYNIALEVVDPHPAHILHPNVSYKKMTALEYIQSN
- a CDS encoding response regulator, producing MSDLSAIANLSILLVEPSDVQQKLIIKSLIQSGVKQIETATTQTQALTLLASYQPDLVISSMYLADGTADSLLQNIRSNPRTEHQAFMLVSSERNKKYLEQLRQSGVLAILPKPFTSEAITRALKATLDIISEQEVELEHFDVTLLRVLVVDDSRFARKHIIRVLAGMGIPAPVEAENGKQAIEQLNEQAFDLIVTDYNMPEMDGRELTEAVRGSNSYSHIPILMVSSEANETHLANISQAGVDAICDKPFEPATVRDLLFKIMS